The Geotalea uraniireducens Rf4 genome window below encodes:
- a CDS encoding (R)-mandelonitrile lyase, which yields MNKKFTILLASTLAAIFSIVTFSEAQTVTTGGLNAKQENIVTIAAFTASGDLQKLKTALNDGLDAGLTINEIKEILVQMYAYAGFPRSLNGINTFIGVLEERDKKGIKDVPGKEPSSIPANRSSIELGTEIQTHLIGAPATGKYITFAPAIDAFLKGHLFGDIFGRDNLDYQSRELATISALASIEGVNPQLQSHFNVGLNTGLTEAQLRSLITVLEANVGKKEAANASETLGKVLSNRQAEQRITIARSGSLPSSQGSAEYFSGSVKIDTLFKAHEPARTTGGLVTFQPGARTAWHSHPLGQTLIVTAGTGRIQQWGGPIEEIRQGDVVRIPPGVKHWHGAAPNTAMTHIAIAEQLNGNAVEWLEKVSDEQYNQLSSTRKRRNTYE from the coding sequence ATGAACAAAAAATTCACCATACTTCTGGCAAGTACACTTGCCGCAATATTCAGCATCGTAACCTTTTCGGAGGCTCAGACCGTGACAACAGGAGGTTTGAACGCCAAGCAGGAAAACATTGTCACCATTGCGGCCTTTACTGCCAGCGGCGACTTGCAAAAACTGAAAACGGCCTTAAACGATGGGCTGGATGCCGGTTTGACCATCAACGAAATCAAGGAAATCCTTGTGCAGATGTACGCCTATGCCGGGTTCCCCCGCAGTCTGAACGGGATCAATACCTTCATCGGCGTCCTGGAAGAACGGGACAAGAAAGGGATCAAGGATGTTCCCGGTAAGGAACCAAGCTCCATACCTGCCAACAGGAGCAGCATCGAACTTGGGACCGAAATCCAGACACACCTGATAGGAGCGCCGGCCACCGGGAAGTATATTACCTTTGCCCCGGCCATTGATGCGTTCTTGAAGGGACACCTATTCGGGGACATCTTCGGGCGTGACAACCTGGATTACCAGAGCAGGGAGCTGGCAACCATTTCAGCCTTGGCGAGTATCGAGGGGGTCAATCCTCAGTTGCAGTCACATTTTAACGTCGGACTGAATACCGGACTGACCGAGGCGCAACTGCGGAGCCTGATAACCGTTCTCGAAGCAAACGTTGGTAAAAAGGAAGCCGCAAATGCTAGTGAAACATTGGGTAAAGTTCTGAGTAACAGGCAGGCGGAGCAGAGAATCACTATCGCTCGGAGCGGCTCCCTGCCTTCAAGCCAAGGTTCAGCCGAATACTTTTCAGGTTCCGTAAAAATCGACACGCTATTCAAAGCGCACGAACCGGCACGTACGACAGGCGGACTTGTCACGTTCCAACCGGGTGCCCGGACGGCGTGGCACTCCCATCCGCTCGGCCAGACTTTAATCGTGACAGCGGGCACCGGCCGAATACAACAGTGGGGTGGCCCGATTGAGGAGATCAGGCAGGGTGATGTCGTACGGATTCCGCCCGGCGTAAAACATTGGCACGGAGCCGCGCCAAACACAGCCATGACTCATATCGCCATAGCAGAACAGCTTAATGGCAATGCCGTCGAATGGCTGGAAAAGGTTAGTGACGAGCAGTACAACCAACTGTCGTCTACACGAAAAAGGAGAAACACATATGAGTAA
- a CDS encoding aldo/keto reductase, translating to MKKITLNNGIEMPILGFGVFQVSDPKECERSVSGALQAGYRLIDTAASYMNEEAVGNAIRSSGVDRHEIFVTTKLWVQDAGYDNTRKAFDKSLAKLQLDYLDLYLIHQPYGDVFGSWRAMEDLYREGKVRAIGVSNFHPDRIMDLIIHNEVIPAVNQIETHPFCQQVETQRFLQENGVQIESWGPFAEGKNDLFSNELLTAIGSKYGKSVAQVVLRWLTQRSVVVIPKSVNKERIVQNFNIFDFKLSPEDMVAISTLDRRESSFFDHRDPEMVKWIGTHKLDI from the coding sequence ATGAAGAAAATAACTTTGAATAATGGCATAGAGATGCCCATTCTCGGATTCGGCGTCTTTCAGGTCAGTGATCCCAAGGAATGTGAACGCAGCGTCAGTGGTGCCCTGCAGGCGGGTTATCGATTGATTGATACGGCGGCGTCTTACATGAATGAAGAAGCTGTCGGCAATGCGATCAGGAGTAGTGGTGTGGACCGCCATGAGATCTTTGTTACCACCAAGCTCTGGGTTCAGGATGCGGGCTACGATAACACCCGGAAGGCGTTCGATAAATCGCTGGCCAAACTGCAACTGGATTATCTGGATCTGTATCTGATCCATCAGCCGTATGGCGATGTCTTCGGGTCCTGGCGGGCCATGGAAGATCTGTATCGGGAAGGCAAAGTCCGGGCAATCGGCGTCAGCAATTTCCATCCGGACCGGATTATGGATCTAATCATTCACAATGAAGTGATACCGGCGGTCAATCAGATAGAAACACATCCTTTCTGCCAGCAGGTCGAGACTCAGCGGTTCCTTCAAGAAAACGGTGTTCAGATCGAATCCTGGGGCCCCTTTGCCGAGGGCAAAAACGATCTATTCAGCAACGAACTGCTCACTGCCATAGGAAGCAAATATGGCAAATCCGTTGCTCAGGTGGTGCTGCGCTGGCTGACCCAAAGAAGCGTCGTGGTCATACCGAAATCAGTGAACAAAGAGCGGATTGTTCAGAACTTCAACATTTTCGACTTCAAACTGTCTCCCGAGGACATGGTGGCCATTTCGACGCTGGACAGGCGGGAAAGCAGCTTCTTTGATCATCGCGATCCGGAAATGGTGAAGTGGATTGGTACCCATAAACTGGATATCTAA
- a CDS encoding alpha/beta hydrolase: MSIVKTVSLLLAAVISISSGAAMAADYKLNPFTLAYDGAITENVRGKVNIHSVTYKLNGIDISANVYTPANYNPNNKYPAAVVAHPNGGVKEQVAGLYAQRLAEQGYITIAADAAYQGASGGLPRNVDKPANRIEDIRGMADFITQYAGVDADRLGLLGICGGGGYSLKAAQTDKRFKSVATLSMFNSGLVRRNGFMDSQVATIQERLQQASAARAQEAAGGKIIYAADTKLTDEQIAKLPFDLYRQGFEYYGKTHAHPNSTFRYTMSSLLDLMNFDAASNMDLINQPLLMMAGSKADSLYMTQSAFKGATSAKNKELFLIDGATHIETYWKPQYVNQAMGKLIRFFGETLKQGANL; encoded by the coding sequence ATGTCTATCGTAAAAACTGTGTCGTTGTTGTTGGCAGCAGTTATCAGTATTTCATCAGGAGCAGCCATGGCCGCAGACTATAAACTAAATCCGTTTACTCTGGCCTATGACGGAGCGATTACCGAAAACGTCAGAGGCAAAGTCAATATTCATTCAGTCACGTACAAACTAAATGGTATCGATATTTCTGCGAACGTCTATACCCCTGCGAACTATAACCCGAACAATAAATATCCGGCGGCGGTGGTGGCCCACCCCAATGGTGGCGTGAAAGAGCAAGTCGCCGGCTTGTATGCTCAGCGTCTGGCTGAACAAGGATACATCACCATTGCTGCGGATGCAGCGTATCAAGGCGCCAGCGGTGGACTGCCCCGCAATGTGGATAAGCCGGCAAACCGGATTGAAGATATTCGAGGCATGGCTGATTTTATCACTCAGTATGCTGGCGTAGATGCTGACCGTTTAGGCTTGCTTGGCATTTGTGGAGGTGGCGGCTATTCCCTGAAAGCGGCCCAAACTGACAAGCGTTTTAAGTCTGTTGCCACTTTGAGCATGTTTAATTCCGGCCTGGTACGACGCAACGGCTTTATGGACTCGCAAGTAGCCACCATACAGGAACGCTTGCAGCAAGCTTCTGCCGCCCGCGCGCAAGAAGCGGCCGGAGGCAAGATTATCTATGCAGCCGATACCAAGCTGACGGATGAACAAATCGCCAAGCTCCCTTTTGATCTTTATCGTCAGGGCTTTGAATACTACGGCAAGACTCACGCCCACCCCAACTCCACGTTCAGATACACTATGAGTAGCCTGCTCGATTTAATGAATTTCGATGCCGCCAGCAATATGGACTTGATCAACCAACCCTTACTGATGATGGCAGGGAGCAAGGCCGATTCCCTGTATATGACCCAGAGTGCCTTCAAAGGAGCGACCAGCGCGAAAAACAAAGAATTATTCCTGATTGACGGTGCAACCCACATCGAAACCTACTGGAAACCGCAGTATGTGAATCAAGCCATGGGTAAATTGATCCGGTTCTTCGGTGAGACGTTGAAGCAAGGAGCCAACTTATGA
- a CDS encoding SpoIIE family protein phosphatase: protein MYSDGLIDAQTELALDNVALAAQLEGAANAKEMVDRIAAMIPPGTTLPDDLTVLVVRKR, encoded by the coding sequence CTGTACAGCGATGGATTGATTGATGCCCAAACAGAGCTTGCTCTCGACAATGTGGCCTTGGCTGCCCAACTGGAAGGAGCAGCAAATGCTAAAGAAATGGTGGATCGAATAGCAGCGATGATACCGCCTGGGACTACCCTGCCAGACGACTTGACAGTTCTGGTAGTACGCAAACGTTAG
- a CDS encoding PP2C family protein-serine/threonine phosphatase — translation MSGHLRILIIDDSERDALLLVRALCKEGLELYSERVDTAEAMERALMAGQWDVAISDCHMPDFTVEGALAIWQREGKDQPFIVVSGAIGEEEAVALLKAGAHDFVKKDNLARLVPAIERELRDAADRHARREAEEALRQSEMRRLQLQAELNCAAEMQKMLLPRDPLTLAGFEIAAFCTPARQVGGDFYDWYETIPGIVTLTFGDVMGKGMAAAMLMTTVRATLRAVTLRVQPSIAVQLAEQSLRHDLNSSESFVTLFLARLNVDASLMTYVDCGHGFAFLRRRDGMVEELLPRGLPLGVSSVEKYQEGGCVFEEGDAFVPPCVRIVVASDGLFSHGLSS, via the coding sequence ATGAGTGGGCATCTTCGTATACTGATCATCGATGATTCCGAGCGAGATGCCCTGCTGTTGGTCCGTGCCCTGTGCAAGGAAGGGCTTGAACTGTATTCAGAGCGGGTCGACACCGCAGAAGCCATGGAGAGAGCGCTGATGGCTGGACAGTGGGATGTTGCGATTTCCGATTGCCACATGCCGGACTTCACTGTCGAAGGGGCACTGGCTATATGGCAAAGAGAGGGAAAGGATCAACCCTTCATCGTGGTTTCAGGAGCCATAGGCGAAGAGGAAGCAGTAGCGCTTTTAAAAGCGGGAGCCCACGATTTTGTCAAGAAAGACAACCTGGCCCGCCTGGTGCCGGCCATCGAGCGCGAACTGCGGGACGCGGCGGACCGTCATGCCCGAAGAGAGGCTGAAGAGGCTTTGCGCCAAAGCGAGATGCGCCGCCTCCAGCTTCAGGCGGAATTGAACTGTGCGGCCGAAATGCAAAAAATGCTGCTTCCCCGGGATCCCCTTACTTTAGCCGGCTTTGAAATCGCCGCGTTTTGTACGCCTGCCCGTCAGGTTGGGGGTGATTTCTACGACTGGTATGAGACGATTCCGGGGATCGTGACCCTGACCTTTGGTGATGTCATGGGCAAAGGAATGGCAGCTGCCATGCTCATGACAACGGTACGGGCCACTCTGCGTGCCGTAACCCTCCGAGTTCAACCATCGATAGCAGTTCAACTTGCCGAACAGTCCCTCCGTCACGACCTGAACAGTTCAGAAAGCTTTGTGACTCTTTTTTTGGCACGACTCAATGTTGATGCCTCTCTAATGACGTATGTGGACTGCGGCCACGGTTTTGCATTCCTGCGGCGCCGTGATGGAATGGTTGAAGAGCTTCTTCCACGGGGCCTTCCTTTAGGGGTCTCGTCTGTAGAGAAATATCAAGAGGGGGGATGTGTCTTTGAAGAAGGGGATGCCTTCGTTCCCCCCTGTGTCAGAATAGTTGTCGCCTCAGATGGGTTGTTTAGCCACGGTCTTTCGAGCTGA
- a CDS encoding aldo/keto reductase, with the protein MQKRTLGNSGLEVSALGLGCMGMSFSYGPPKDRQEMISLIRTAVERGVTFFDTAEVYGPFTNEDLVGEALAPLRDQVVIATKFGFDTTVDPRAMKGSGPVLNSRPENIRQVAEASLKRLRTDVIDLFYQHRVDPDVPIEEVAGAVKELIQAGKVRHFGLSEAGVQTIRRAHAVQPVTALQSEYSLWWRRPEAEILPTLEELGIGLVAYSPLGKGFLTGKMDENTIFDSTDFRSTLPRFTPEALKANQALVDLLGSIAAENNATPAQIALAWLLEQKPWIVPIPGTTKLDRLDENIGAVSIKLTVADLATIEQTAAKINVHGNRYPEKLEEMTGR; encoded by the coding sequence ATGCAAAAACGTACGCTAGGAAATAGTGGCCTTGAGGTTTCGGCACTCGGTCTCGGCTGCATGGGAATGAGCTTTTCGTACGGTCCGCCCAAAGACAGGCAGGAGATGATTTCGTTAATCCGGACAGCCGTGGAACGGGGCGTCACTTTTTTCGATACAGCAGAAGTCTATGGCCCGTTCACCAACGAGGACCTAGTCGGTGAGGCGCTTGCGCCGCTGCGGGATCAGGTGGTGATTGCCACCAAGTTCGGTTTCGATACCACTGTCGATCCCCGGGCGATGAAGGGGAGCGGGCCGGTCCTGAACAGCCGGCCGGAGAATATCAGGCAGGTGGCCGAGGCTTCGCTCAAGCGGCTCCGGACCGATGTCATCGATCTGTTCTATCAGCACCGGGTTGATCCGGACGTGCCGATCGAAGAGGTGGCAGGAGCGGTGAAAGAGCTGATCCAGGCAGGCAAGGTCAGGCACTTCGGACTGTCCGAGGCTGGAGTACAGACGATCCGCCGTGCCCACGCCGTCCAGCCGGTGACGGCACTGCAGAGCGAATACTCGCTCTGGTGGCGACGCCCTGAAGCGGAAATCCTGCCGACCCTCGAAGAACTCGGCATCGGCCTGGTTGCCTACAGCCCGCTAGGCAAAGGGTTCCTCACCGGCAAGATGGATGAAAACACCATCTTCGACAGTACCGACTTCCGTAGCACTCTGCCACGTTTTACCCCCGAGGCATTGAAAGCGAATCAGGCTTTGGTTGATCTGCTCGGCAGCATCGCGGCTGAGAATAACGCAACTCCGGCCCAAATTGCCTTGGCCTGGCTCCTGGAGCAGAAACCGTGGATAGTGCCGATCCCGGGAACCACAAAGTTGGATCGTCTGGACGAGAACATCGGTGCTGTTTCCATCAAACTTACGGTTGCCGATCTCGCCACTATCGAGCAGACCGCAGCAAAGATCAATGTACACGGAAACCGTTACCCCGAAAAACTTGAAGAGATGACCGGACGCTGA
- a CDS encoding IS3-like element ISGur5 family transposase (programmed frameshift), translating to MTYTQGFKSSLVRKMACPNGVSASALSREVGIPQQSLSRWLRDANVVNESGNSPISEAPWRTMSPKRPQDKSAEEKLKIVIEAETVAEDQLGAFLRRNGIHEAQLREWRAMMLSGLQKPSRPSSKTSEETRKIHALEKELLRKDKALAEAAAILILKKKGPIDLGGRGRAHGQEERQMIGQLIEEATHSGARLESAVVAIGLSIRTFQRWNLQDDGADRRHGPVAEPANKLAPSERQNIIDIANSPAFRDISPKQIVPQLADQGIYVASESSFYRVLKDDGLMTHREPSRPATSRKPKEHVATGPCQVWSWDITYLKSPILGQFFYLYMIMDVWSRKIVASTVFLKESNDYSARLFLKACIRLGINPEGLILHSDNGGPMKGATMLATLQRLGVIPSFSRPQVSDDNPFSEALFRTMKYRPGYPSRPFSSLAAAQTWVDGFVAWYNTEHLHSGIRFVTPDDRHFGREKAILLNRREIYEKARQQNPNRWSKNIRNWEPVETVYLNPEPTAEVELLDAA from the exons ATGACATACACACAAGGATTCAAATCCAGCCTGGTTCGCAAGATGGCCTGCCCTAATGGCGTCTCGGCCTCAGCTCTATCCCGAGAAGTGGGAATTCCCCAACAATCACTCTCTCGCTGGCTTCGAGACGCAAATGTCGTGAATGAATCTGGTAACTCCCCAATTTCTGAAGCACCATGGAGAACAATGTCCCCAAAGCGCCCACAAGACAAGTCTGCCGAAGAAAAGCTCAAAATCGTCATCGAAGCCGAGACGGTTGCCGAAGATCAACTTGGCGCCTTCCTGCGTCGCAATGGAATTCATGAAGCACAGTTACGCGAGTGGCGCGCCATGATGCTTTCGGGGCTGCAAAAACCGTCTCGGCCTTCCTCAAAAACATCAGAGGAAACTCGCAAAATTCATGCACTGGAAAAAGAATTACTGCGCAAAGATAAAGCATTGGCCGAGGCCGCCGCGATTTTGATCCTCAAAAAAAAAG GTCCAATCGATCTGGGGGGGCGAGGACGAGCCCACGGACAAGAGGAACGGCAGATGATCGGGCAACTTATTGAAGAGGCAACCCATTCCGGAGCGAGACTTGAATCGGCCGTTGTCGCCATCGGGCTGAGCATTCGCACGTTCCAGCGTTGGAATCTCCAGGATGACGGAGCAGATCGGCGACATGGGCCAGTCGCAGAACCGGCGAACAAGCTGGCTCCGTCGGAGCGGCAGAACATCATCGATATTGCAAACTCCCCGGCGTTTCGGGATATTTCGCCGAAACAGATCGTGCCGCAATTGGCCGATCAGGGAATATACGTGGCGTCGGAATCGAGTTTCTACCGGGTGCTCAAAGACGATGGGCTGATGACTCACCGGGAACCCTCCCGGCCCGCCACCAGCCGCAAGCCAAAAGAACATGTGGCTACCGGTCCTTGCCAGGTCTGGTCATGGGACATCACCTACTTGAAGAGCCCGATTCTTGGGCAGTTCTTTTATCTCTACATGATCATGGATGTCTGGAGCCGCAAGATCGTAGCGTCCACGGTGTTTTTAAAAGAATCCAATGACTATAGCGCCAGGCTGTTTCTGAAAGCCTGTATCAGGCTCGGCATCAATCCGGAAGGCCTGATTCTTCACTCCGACAACGGCGGCCCGATGAAAGGGGCGACCATGCTGGCTACTCTCCAGCGCCTGGGCGTAATTCCTTCCTTCAGCAGGCCACAGGTCAGTGACGACAACCCTTTCTCAGAAGCGCTGTTCCGAACCATGAAATATAGACCTGGTTATCCGAGTCGGCCTTTTTCAAGTCTGGCAGCGGCCCAGACTTGGGTTGATGGTTTCGTCGCTTGGTATAACACGGAGCATCTGCACAGCGGCATTCGCTTCGTCACCCCGGACGATCGCCACTTCGGCCGGGAGAAAGCCATCCTGTTAAACCGCCGGGAGATATACGAGAAGGCCCGGCAACAAAACCCAAACCGCTGGTCAAAAAACATCCGAAACTGGGAGCCAGTGGAAACAGTTTATCTTAACCCTGAACCAACGGCGGAAGTCGAACTTCTTGACGCCGCATAA
- a CDS encoding alpha/beta hydrolase: MNIKFGKIVVALTLTFCGLSLSACAVTQRSGISAPLVIQEQGSFSVGGTVISEPGTFDPITQGAYNPAGVSPAGQTLHGDHASVFYQIPENARKFPLVFWHGHGQTAKTWETTPDGREGFQNIFLRERYGVYLIDQPRRGRAARSTEATTITATPDEQLWFGIFRLGAWPNFYEGVQFSKAPETLNQFFRQMAPNTGPYNAEVNVAAVSELFNKIGKGILVTHSQSGGPGWRTAIKNDNIRAIVSFEPGGDFLFPEGEAPESIKLAGRTVTPPTVLMADFMRLTKIPIIVFYGDNIPKQPSQNPGQEQWRVFLEVAKTWRDVVNRHGGDVTIVHLPEIGIHGNTHFLMSDLNNLEIADQMSRFLEKKGLN; encoded by the coding sequence ATGAATATCAAGTTTGGGAAGATAGTCGTTGCTCTCACGCTGACGTTTTGCGGCCTGAGCCTCTCCGCCTGCGCAGTCACCCAGCGTAGCGGCATATCCGCGCCACTGGTCATCCAGGAGCAGGGAAGTTTTTCAGTCGGGGGAACGGTCATAAGTGAACCGGGCACTTTTGACCCCATAACGCAAGGCGCTTACAACCCCGCAGGAGTCAGCCCCGCTGGACAAACGCTTCACGGTGATCATGCCTCTGTTTTCTATCAGATACCGGAAAACGCCCGAAAGTTTCCGCTCGTATTCTGGCATGGGCACGGACAGACGGCGAAAACATGGGAAACCACTCCCGATGGGCGTGAAGGGTTCCAGAATATATTTCTGCGCGAGCGATACGGTGTGTATTTGATTGATCAGCCTCGACGTGGTCGCGCGGCACGCAGCACTGAAGCGACGACGATTACCGCTACCCCGGACGAACAATTGTGGTTTGGTATTTTCCGGCTCGGCGCCTGGCCGAATTTTTATGAAGGCGTTCAGTTTTCAAAAGCCCCGGAGACCTTGAACCAGTTTTTCAGACAAATGGCTCCCAATACAGGCCCTTATAACGCAGAAGTAAATGTCGCTGCGGTTTCGGAACTATTCAATAAGATCGGCAAAGGCATTCTCGTCACCCACTCACAAAGTGGGGGACCTGGATGGCGTACCGCAATCAAAAACGACAACATCCGCGCCATTGTTTCCTTTGAACCGGGCGGAGATTTTCTTTTTCCAGAAGGAGAAGCGCCTGAGTCAATAAAACTCGCAGGTCGTACCGTCACTCCGCCCACTGTGCTCATGGCGGATTTTATGCGGCTCACCAAAATCCCTATCATTGTTTTTTATGGAGATAACATTCCCAAACAGCCTTCGCAAAACCCGGGACAGGAACAATGGCGCGTATTCCTTGAGGTGGCGAAGACGTGGAGAGATGTAGTGAACCGTCACGGAGGTGATGTCACTATTGTCCATCTGCCCGAGATAGGCATTCACGGAAACACGCATTTTCTCATGTCGGATCTAAACAATCTCGAAATCGCCGACCAGATGTCCAGATTTCTGGAGAAAAAGGGGTTGAACTGA
- a CDS encoding twin-arginine translocation signal domain-containing protein: protein MEKQISRRSFLKTSAIALGTVAVCDFKGIGSAVAAGQSKSQVFFTKDISANGLLKIYSKINQGMTGKIGIKLHSGEPHGPNMLPIELIKGLQPHVPNSTIVECNVLWPIKATSFGREFNRFYI from the coding sequence ATGGAAAAGCAAATTTCGCGTCGCAGTTTTCTGAAGACAAGTGCCATTGCGCTGGGTACTGTTGCCGTATGCGATTTTAAAGGTATAGGTAGTGCTGTTGCCGCAGGACAGAGCAAATCCCAAGTATTTTTTACGAAGGATATCAGTGCTAACGGATTGCTGAAAATCTATTCAAAAATCAATCAGGGTATGACCGGCAAAATAGGCATCAAGTTGCACAGCGGTGAGCCGCATGGGCCGAACATGCTGCCTATCGAGCTCATCAAGGGCTTGCAGCCGCATGTTCCGAACAGCACCATCGTGGAATGCAACGTTCTCTGGCCAATCAAAGCCACGTCCTTCGGGCGTGAATTCAACCGATTTTACATCTGA
- a CDS encoding aldo/keto reductase, with protein sequence MSKAPVNKSGESGMFMLDRRDFLVGSLVLAATAMLPRVGFSAPAPRPMVTARRKLGPLEVSAIGLGCMSMNSGNYNPPKDKREMIRLIHAAVDRGVTYFDTAEAYGPFVNEELVGEALVPFRGKVVIGTKFGFDIDYATGRRTGGLNSRPEHIRKVAEASLKRLRTDAIDLLYQHRVDPKVPIEDVAGTVKELITEGKVKHFGLSEPGMQTLRRAHAVQPVAAVQNEYSLLWRGPEKEELAIFEELGIGLVAWSPLGVGFLTGTINENTRFDKPGYTDYRLTNPRFTPESLKANMVLVDLLRDWARRKEATPAQIALAWLLARKPWIPSRELRTLNIWMRTSEQWRSNSVQRSSASSMRPPHESWCTGNDYAKNCW encoded by the coding sequence ATGAGTAAAGCACCTGTCAATAAAAGCGGAGAAAGCGGAATGTTCATGCTTGATCGCCGCGATTTTTTGGTGGGAAGCCTGGTTTTGGCGGCTACGGCGATGCTCCCGCGCGTCGGCTTCAGCGCTCCGGCACCACGCCCCATGGTGACCGCTCGCCGCAAGCTTGGCCCCCTGGAGGTCTCGGCGATCGGGCTGGGGTGCATGAGCATGAACAGCGGCAACTACAATCCGCCCAAGGACAAGCGTGAAATGATCCGGCTCATCCATGCCGCCGTGGATCGAGGCGTAACCTACTTCGATACGGCCGAGGCCTATGGTCCCTTCGTCAACGAAGAACTGGTCGGCGAAGCGCTCGTCCCGTTCAGGGGGAAGGTCGTGATCGGCACCAAGTTCGGCTTTGACATTGATTACGCGACCGGGCGGCGCACGGGTGGGCTGAATAGCCGCCCGGAGCATATCAGAAAGGTTGCCGAGGCTTCCCTCAAGCGTCTCAGGACTGACGCAATCGACTTGCTTTACCAGCACCGGGTCGATCCAAAGGTGCCAATCGAAGATGTTGCCGGTACGGTGAAAGAGCTCATCACTGAAGGCAAGGTCAAGCATTTCGGTCTTTCCGAACCTGGAATGCAGACACTTCGTCGTGCCCATGCTGTTCAGCCTGTCGCGGCGGTGCAAAACGAATACTCCCTGTTGTGGCGCGGCCCGGAAAAGGAAGAGCTTGCCATATTCGAGGAACTGGGGATCGGCTTGGTTGCCTGGAGCCCGCTGGGTGTGGGCTTCCTCACTGGTACGATCAACGAAAACACCAGGTTTGATAAACCCGGCTACACCGACTACCGTCTTACTAACCCGCGCTTCACCCCCGAATCGCTCAAGGCGAACATGGTACTGGTCGATCTGTTGCGCGACTGGGCGCGGCGCAAGGAAGCCACTCCAGCACAGATTGCCCTTGCCTGGTTGCTGGCCCGGAAGCCGTGGATTCCATCCCGGGAACTACGAACCCTCAACATCTGGATGAGAACCTCGGAGCAATGGCGGTCAAATTCAGTGCAGAGGAGCTCCGCGAGCTCAATGCGGCCGCCTCACGAATCGTGGTGCACGGGGAACGACTACGCAAAGAATTGTTGGTAA